tgatccatctctggatgtaatccctcaaagtttcattcggcttctgcacgcaagaccgcagttccgtcagccttgccggtcgcttgcatgctccttcaaatgtggtgacaaacactcgggcgagatcttcccaagtgtaaatgctgctgggtgctaactgattcagccacactTTGGCCGAGCCCTCCAAAATGAGAGGcacgtgcttcatggccacttcatcattgccaccgccgatctggacagccactcggtagtcttcaagccaagtatcgggcttggactcaccagtgaacttactgactccagtcgccaacctgaagttgggaggaatcatagcggccctgatggctctactaaagcactctggccccgaaacatgtactctgctgctggtaggtgcatctctgtcgtgaccttctcggtgagctctgttcctgtcgaccaaaccttgaacaagaatggatctcgcatcaaagcctggttcccttgggtcgactggaatccttcacccaacactatgagggcgcctgtcatcctgctgccgaggcacatacgatccactcctcgggggacgggtgggcactcgacgtcgatcgtcacgatcgaatcggtgatcatactgctcacggtttccgtactgatcacgccggtccccacgtccctcacgcctcaggggcgatcttgggctatgagctgactggactgtgtctgcagcaatggatctgctatgaatcctgttccgcgactgagaaacagcggaattctggtctcctgctgcccggagtaacgctctgatctgcagcaagcctctaccagcctctgactgggaaggctgaatcgactctactATACGGGCTgcaactgctaaattctgaatcggagctcgatatacctgcgggggcggaaagagctgacgtcgactggattctggaacccgttgtcgtgcacgctcgtcgagtgctcgctggaggttctccagtcgagtgcgctcagccaagtttgccaggcgcgcgtcctccaaggcacgagcctcgggggtttctccaacgataggagtgtgtagtgcatccatgttccggcgacgaagttcttctctctgcagcgacgtgagaggctcggggacatattcctcatggggatgcgacgggtcgcctccacctacgcctccgtcggtgcggtgaaaaccgggaggactgcgcggtccatcgaccatcagaaccttcgCCGCCGGATCactactgtcgcactcggatgcggtctctgcggagccagtcgacaggtcgaacaggccgtagagggattcgtcgggctcgatcgcacgacttgaggggtggccgactggcgtgccaccgcgtgtctcacccatcgctgaagtctcgaccgaccggagcgcttgcgccggcgagaaacagggagggaggacaacacaggggccgaccgataatgggtcgacggttgccgcaagaggacaCCGCGAACGCACACGCGAAAGtgtgttgccccgcggacagggagtgcgtcgacgtcgagcggagcctcctgaagccaagcggagccgtcggcgatgaacgtgagcgcgccgagacggatctcacggccctccaTCAAAACTCCgtcagaaaccatgatgatttggatcggaaaagatcgcaactcctccaacaaatcgctaatgGGGAGGGAGGGGGTCTTCTACCCCTTGTAGGTCGATGACGTCTGTATGTTGTGATAATGGTAGGGGGTATCGGATGTCGGGGCGGTGGCCCTAGTGGTGAGAGCCGGGATGCTCATCGGTGGAGCCTGTGGCTCAGGTGCTATTTGGTGGCCATGGTTGTGTTGGGGGGGGGGATAGTGACCGAGGTGTGGCATTTGATGGTGGTTGGGCGGCAGGCCGTACCACATTTTGGTGACTGCTGGCAGGGGTGAAACCCGTTCTAACTTCAGTCAGGCCGCTAGCAGCGGCGATTCGTTGtcgtcccttcttgaaggcatcattgTGGTTACTAATTGTCCGTTGCGTTGCTTCGGGAGAAATCCTAATTTGTGGATCAGGTGGTGGCGGCGGTCCGGTGTCATGACCTTCCTGAAGGTGCCGTCTTGAATCTCATGGTTCGTcatacgcggcatcatctcattgcgGTGGCTTTTTCATGCGTGAGGGCCCTGATAACTCATAGTGATGCTTATTATCAACCTGATGTTAGCTTGGAGTTGTATGGGATGGTGTTGCCAATTTAATGCCAATTCAGTGCCTATGTATATggtcttgggtgtgtgcgtgtgttgtggttGCGTGTCTATATCTGGTTGTATGATGGTCGGTGTTTTATCTGAAAAGTCAAGTAAAAGCCTTTTTCGATGTAGTCAAATAACACTGAAGACCGTGCAGGTGTGTTCTAAATGACTACCGTCCTATTTGCGCTTTGGAACATGGCAATTTGCGCAATAATGAATATGAAGAGGTGTAAATTGTGGAGAGAGCAGATGAAGTACTCCCTTCGtatcaaatataagatgtttttgtagTTTAAGTTAAACTGGAAAATCATCTTATATCTTGGTACAACCTAGTATCAAATATTTCTTTTGAACGTCACCTAGAAAAATACAAATATGTATTTGTGTTGGAATTTTTTGATTAATTGTTACTAAAATACACCCATtatgacacatatttgtattagACTCGCCATATGGCGATTAATTGTCACTAAAATACACCCATATGGCGAATCTAATACAAATATGTACTCCATTCTGATGTTTGTGTGCTAATTAATTAGAGGATTCTTCTTCTTAATCACTGAGATGTTCCCTCTCTTTTCTTCAAGAATCATTAACTAATGCCTTGATGACATGCATATCGTGACGGTTGTGCTTTTGTGACCTTTACTCCATTGTCTCGAGTTATAATAATAATGCATGTTTTTCTATTCTTAAAGCATGGTAAAAAGAAAAGTTGAGAGAAGAAAGTACAATGGCAAATTGGTCCCCTGCATTGCATGTTTGCATCAGCACAAcgcaaaggttaaaagatggcggcCAGAGAGAGTGACATGTCATGTCTTTCGCGGTACTTTAATGCCTTTTACTAAGTTAATGACTCCAGATGCCTTTTACGCCATCGTCACTCCGGCCGGGAGAGGGAAACGGGATCCAGCGGATATTCCAGCAGCCAGCCACTAGCGCATTCTTAACAGGACCCTCGTTACTCGACTGCTGAGTGCGAgcgttaaaataataataataataataaaatagggCCCTCGTTCGTTCTCGTTAGCTCCAAAGCGCGGGCTCTTTCGGCTGCGTCCCCGTCGACGTACGTACGTACGCGCGCACAAGGCACAAGTTGCGCTCCCTGGAAGCAACGCAGCGCAGAGGCAGAGCCACCGCACGCGACAGCGCTCTCCGGCAGCAACGAGGGCCGGATTGATTGAATGGATGGATATACTCTACTCACTAATTGTCGGATGACGCTGGGTGGTTTGGTTAGGCCACTGCCGTGGATTGGAGGAATATGCGCGCGGATTCTGCCGTTGGATAGGATCGGGataggtggggtggggtgggggctgCATGCGCCGGACGGACCCGGCCGACGGCGTCGGGTGCATAGATTAATCGTGTGGAGAGTTCTGAGGCGTGTGGTTTCTGGTCTTCTCTCCACCAGCCTACGAGCATCCAGTGAGCTCGCTCGATCGAGTCGAGCAGTTCATGAACGTTGGGAACCTTTTGGGCCAATTGTGGACACTTCACAGAATTGTGTACAGTCCATGTCACAGATATCAGACGGCGATGAGCACGAGCATCAGGCCTTTCTTCGCCAAAAGCGGGCTTTAATTTTGTGGCGGTAATAATTTTGTAATGTCACGCAGCAACTACGAAATGACCATTCGGCCCCCACTCCAATGATCCCAGCCCCATCTCCAGCATCTTTCCAGGTAACTTCTGCCAGTCGATAAACCACCCTAAAAAAAAACTAAACAAACGTGACCACCGCGACCCGACCCAACGGCCACCAAGGTCGCTCGCCCTTCTCACAGCCGCCGCGCGCGCTATATTATAGCCGGAGCAGCGCGCGCGCCTACGAGCACTGCACGGTCCCCCCTCCCTCTCACAGGACTCAACAACCAGCCCACCGCCCCCGATTGTCGCCGTCGTCGGGTCTCTGCTCTCCGTCTCCCACGGGAGCCTGTGATCTGCGCCGCACTGTGccatgtcgtcgtcgtcgtcgtccaccgcggcGGCGGGCTCCGCGCTGGGCGGCTCCCACGccggcctcgccctcgccgccACCGCCATGGCGCTCTCCGGCACCCTCGTGCTCTTCTCGCTCTGCCGCGCCAAGCAGACGGACCACCACCTCGTCTCCTCCGACGCCGCCGCCACGTCCCCGTCTCCCGCCCGGCTccggccctgcctctcctcctccggtgagtggcgCAGCACCTGCACCTCCACAGCCCTGCCGTTCGTTACTTCATTCGTCCGCACAGCACAGTTTTTGGTTCTTGGTTCTTACATGTGTGCCCTGTTTCTTTCTTTCTCCGTGCGTGCAGAGAAGCGGAAGCGGGAGAAGGCGCGGCGCGGGAGCATGAAGCGGGTGCGCTTCGCCGCCGACGTCGTTGACCACGGCCCAGCTCGCCCGGcgccggaggtggaggaggcggtggcgtcggGGCCGGGGCCGTCCTGCAGGGGCGCCGCGATGCCGGCGAACCGGGAGGCGCTGTACCGCGGCATGCTCCGCGGCCGCTCCATGCTCAGGACCGCCTGCTCCTACTAAGCTGCCGGCGTCAATTAACCCCCGCCGTTTAATCCATCCCATCCCCGTCTTAGTCCGGCCGAAGCTGCCAGTGCCTTTCGCGTTTCTTGTTCATTAGCGTCGCCGCTGATTGGGAGATTTTTGTAATTAGTGAGCATCCCGTACGCTACGCGCGAGCGATCTGTGTGGTGCGTCTTATTAATTGTTCTACTCGTTGTCGTAACTCGTACGAGTGCGTACTGTTTCTACCTGCGTAAGTAGCCAAATTGGTCCAAGAACAAGGGGTCCTTGCATTGTTCTACCTGATCTAATGGTTAATGAAAGTTGCCTTTGATCCTGTTCTTCATTTCATTCCACGGCCCCCTCCTTGTGCAACATTTTCTCTTTAAAATTTATTTTTCTGGTGCTCCAAGCTTCGATTTGACTGCTTGGTTTGATCTGCCCCTCTCGGCGAGCAGCTCAAGACAAAGCGATTTTGCCCGCCAATTTTGTGTTGTGTTGCTGGATTTGGTTCTTTGGGATGTCGTCATATCAGCGGCTGTGGTCGGGCGTTGCTGTCGTGGTAGTGCAGGGCTGCAGGCAACGAAACACAAGGCTCAGCTTCCTCCCCCCTCCATTTGGTGCCCCAGATACGACCTACTACCACTGGTGGCCTTCAATTTTCCGGCCAGATTCTTCAGTTTTTCCTCCCCTGgattttgaatcttctctggagatATGGTCGACGCGACGCGAAAGCTCGGTGTCTTTCCGGGCGGGGCGGTGTCCGTCTCGGTCGCCGGCAGTGACAGGTGAAGGGAGATAGGGTGGTGGATAAGAAAGGCTGCGGGTTCGATTGACCGGGATCACATGCGCCCAGCCGAAGGAGCGGCGGAGCAGCGCCGCGCCCGCGCACGGCGGCAGGTCGGCCCGTGAGCACTGACCACGGCCACGGGCGTCTCCAGGCTTCGCGGACCCGCGTGGGCAAAGCTCTGCTCGAGCTGGCCTCGCCTGCGTGTGGCTTGCCGTATGGCCGTGTGCCCTTTGGCGTGTGTCAGTGGCAGTTGAGGTGGAGGGCAGTTGCTAACCGTTTAAGGGCATTTGAATCATCTAAACGCCGAATATTTTAGGCCTCTTAACATGAAATTGGGCTGGACCCGCTTAGACGTCCAAAATCACGCAAACCGACGTCAAATTGGTGGAGTTCTCGGAGAGTTCGGACGCCCGTCATGTCCGACTTCGACACCCCGGACCTACCTCAAAACTCTCTTTAGAACCCTTTGCGCATTCAAACCGTATCAGTCTACCAGCAATCACGCGAGCTAAAAGCTTGGTGTTCATGATCTTTTGATGACTCCGATTGGATGATCTCTATGTGACCGACTATCCATAGACACGTTTGAACGTGTCCATGGACATTTTTGGTTATCCACATTTGAGATGCCCTAACAAAATTACGGTTGATTCAACCATTCGTGGATAATGACTCACAGAGTAATATCGCCAAGTTAATATGGCGGTAAATAGCGGATTAATAGTCTGTGATCATATCTATTTTGAGATTGTCAATAATATGACAATCACGACTGTACTTTTTTTTAACTGAAAGAACCCAAGAAACCATCTGATACAAAGCCTGATACAAACTACTACCCAGGAAGGGAAAAAAAAGGAAGATGAGCAAAGTTCAACATGCAGCAACATTCCCACGCATCACCCAAGCCGAGCAATAGAAGCCAGGAAAGGCAAGCCTGAACAGGTGAGCAACACCGCAAACACCTGCCAGTAACTACACAATATTACAATGACGCAGCTCAAGGCATAAAAGGTCTAGGAATGAGCCAACTAGCCATATTCCTCCCAAAAGGAGAGGCGGTAGAGCTGAAAGGCGAAGCCAAGGTAGAACAACAACGATTAAAGCAGATAGAACATCGTTGATAGAGAGACCTTCTTTAGATTTTAGCCACCAATTCGTAGTACCCCATATCTCCAGCCCCGCGATGACTTGTAATACTTCATTTGCTACTCGCTCTATCAGCTTTGCTACTACCATCAAGACCACTATGTTTTCCTTCCCCATCCGCAGAATAGTCCAGCCAATGATCCAAAAACAAATTAGCTTTATGAGAATCATTAGACCAGTATATAGTTTCTTTTTAAAATGATGTTGTTCCTGCATTTCCAGTGTCCAAAATAGCGGAGAAACACCAACTAGAACCAACCATTTTTGTTAATCTTTGGGAAAGTTTTAATCCATCTCCCAAAGCAATTCTCAACAAAGAAAGGGACCGAATTCAAACCAAAAGCACATTTTAGAAGACTCCAAACCGAAGTAGCAGCGGAACAATTGAAAAACAAATGGTCAGCCATCTCCTCTTTACCACAGATGACACATAATTTGCTCCCTTTCCAACCTCTCCTCACCAAAGTGTTCTTAGTAAGAATACCTTTTTTGGCCAACAACCACAAGAAATACTTGATTTTAGGAGAATTTTTACTTTCCACAGGAATTTCTGTGGGAAGTGAGAGTGTGCCTCAATCATTTTCCACTAAAGTGACTTGACATTTTTTGTTACCGATTAAAGACCACTCAATTTGGTCTTTTCCTGGTCCCATTTCAGTCCCTTCACATCCCAATTTAAGGTTTCTCCACAATTCTAGCGATTCCTCATACAAAGTCTTTCTAAACTTAAATCCTCCCCATCCTTTTTGCAAAGCTTCAACCACTATAATATTATGGTCAAAGTTGAGTAGGTAAAGTCTAGGATAATCATTTTTTAAGTCGTATCATCCACCCAACACATCTTCCCCAAATCAAACACTATGCCCATCACCCAACCTCCATCTATAAAACTGATAAAGTATATTTTTTGACATTCGGAATGTTGACCCAGAATTGTGAATCACCAACCTTGGGTTTTGCCATAGAAAAACATCCATCAAGCACATATTTGTTAAGTAAGACAAATTACGAGAGCCCATTTTCAGTTTCAAGTTTCAAAAATCATTTGGCTAGTAAAGCTTTGTTCATGATTTCCAAATTAAGAATGCCCAAGGCACCTGGATCTCTAGGCTTACAGCAGATTTTCCTATTATCTAAGTGGCATTTTTTTTCTTGTCTTCATCTCCTTGCCAAACTATATTGTCTCTAAAGAAATCAACTTTTTTCAAAGCCCCCTATGGAATAGAATAGTATGACATCATGAAGAGAAGCATGTTAGTCAAACAAGCTTGAACTAGGGTAATTCGCCCAGGAATTGAACCCAGGAGTTTGTCCTACCAACGTGCACATCTTTTAGCTATCTATTTGTTTCTAATTTTGACATAGAAATATGCATCCCTAAATATTCCATATGTAGCCCTCCCATTTTGCAAGTAAATATCTCCTCATAATTATTCATTTTATTTTTGTCTCACCAAAGAGAAACAACTCACTCTTATGAAAGTTAACTGTGATTCCAGACATCTGCTCAAAAGCACCCAGAATAAATTTCAGATTCCTAGCACAATCAACATCATCTTGTAGTAGGAAAGTTGTATCATCAACATTTGTAGCATGTTTGCTGCATGAGAAATCTTTTCGGCAAGAACCCCTTTTTAAAAACCATTAACATTGGCCTTTCTGTAATAATAGCTAGGGCATCTGCAGCTAAATCGAAAAGCAAAGGAAATAGAGCATCACCTATCTCAGTCCCTTGTAAGTTTTAAAATAAGGTCCAATCTTACCATTAATACCGTggctatacatatgtcactagtgaTGTCCTAGGCAATTCATGAGGCAGGCAGTTTAGAATAGGGTTTGTCAAACATTTTTGTAGGTTTGATCATTAATATTAGAAGGAGAACTTGCATTGCTTTCTTTCTCACATGTATTAGGAGGCCTGAGGCAAAGAACAAATTGGaggagcctgatacgtctccaacgtatctataatttttgattgttccatgctattatattatctgttttggatgtttaatgggctttaatatgctcttttatattatttttgggactaacctattaaccgaaggcccaatgccagtttctgtttttttgtctatttcagtgtttcacagaaaaggaataccaaacggaatccaaacagaataaaaccttcgcgatgatctttcttggaccgaaagcaaaccaggagacttggagtggaagtctggaactccgtgaggtggccacgaggcaggagggcacgcccaggggggtaggcgcgcccccaccctcgtgggccccacggagctccacggacgtacttctttcacctatatatacccttataccctagaaacatcaagggGAGCGACGGAACCACTTttacactgccgcaaccttctgtactcatgagatcccatcttggggccttttccggcgatctgccggagggggaatcgatcatggagggcttctacatcaacactatggcctctccgatgaagcgtgagtagtttaccacagaccttcgggttcatagttatttactagatggcttcttctctctctttgatcttcaatacaaagttctcctcaatgttcttggagatctattcgatgtaatactcttttgcggtgtgtttgtcgagatccaatgaattgtgggtttatgaacttgattatctttgaatattatttggttcttctctgaattcttatatgcatgatttgatatctttgcaagtctcttcgaattattggtttagtttggcctactagattgatctttcttgcaatgggagaagtgcttagctttgggttcaatcttgcggtgtcctttcctagtgatagtaggggcagcaaggcacgtattgtattgttgccatcgaggataaaaagatggggtttatgtcatattgcttgagtttatccctctacatcgtgtcatcttgcttaatgcgttactttgttcttatgaacttaatactctagatgcatgctagatagcggtcgatgtgtggagtaatgtagtagatgcagaatcatttcgatctacttgacatggacgtgatgcctatattcatgatcattgccttacaataactatgcacttttctatcaattgctcggcgttaatttgttcacccaccgtaatacatgagagaagccactagtgaaacctatggcccccgggtctctttcttattatagtgcatctcttttattatcgcatctcgtttactattttgcaatatttactttcaaatCCACgcaacaaaacaccaaaaatatttatcttattatgtctatcagatctcactttcgcaagtgactgtgaagggattgacaacccctttatcgcgttggttgcgaggttcttgattgtttgtgcaggtactaggtgacttgagcgttgtctcctactggattgattccttggttctcaaaaaccgagggaaatacttacgctactttgttgcatcacccttccctcttcaagggaaaaccagtgTTAGggtatgtagcagaaattcaaaattttcttacgtgtcaccaagatctatctatggagaaaccagcaacgaggggaaggagagtgcatctacatacccttgtagatcgctaagcggaagcgttcaagagaacggggttgaaggagtcgtactcgtcatgatccacatcaccggagatcctagtgccgaatggatgacacctccgcgttcaacacacgtacagcccggtgacgtctcccatgccttgatccagcaaggagagagggagaggttgaggaagactccatccagcagaagcacaacggcgtggtg
This portion of the Triticum dicoccoides isolate Atlit2015 ecotype Zavitan chromosome 7A, WEW_v2.0, whole genome shotgun sequence genome encodes:
- the LOC119332226 gene encoding uncharacterized protein LOC119332226 translates to MSSSSSSTAAAGSALGGSHAGLALAATAMALSGTLVLFSLCRAKQTDHHLVSSDAAATSPSPARLRPCLSSSEKRKREKARRGSMKRVRFAADVVDHGPARPAPEVEEAVASGPGPSCRGAAMPANREALYRGMLRGRSMLRTACSY